One window of the Cryptomeria japonica chromosome 7, Sugi_1.0, whole genome shotgun sequence genome contains the following:
- the LOC131033396 gene encoding uncharacterized protein LOC131033396 isoform X1, translating into MSSEYSSKTGSKQSTGNTGLSNPRAKRRLNFEQQGDAENVACSSKDEAFRDLVSLLRGVMALKKQKRISSPIQDMHPKPRHGVTNAKRRLHLESLQTRNQQQWGWPCLKGCDKTTKVNIRAFQGLGKDLVHELPFNKDTREELGDRVFIQSLHKRSRVSLKERGIAPASLGLDVLRVEASKKTEIMRNSQKFSSLFHNLVRMPGVEPSKENVRESDENAGKQCVDEIIDQSSKNNSTSSGKGLGNAPPTQRFQEYCATLQLELGCEPKFEGSCQNGKELFKGSVLEPMNVPLDENLSKTLKFEGSYQNGKDLLKVSVLEPLDELLDENSTKELSFEGSCQNGRELLKGSVLGSVNEPMDEILKKEPKFEGHCQNVKESLKGSVLGPLNEPWNENLEKEPKFDGICKNVKELLKGSFLGPVNEPFDENVKKSGKDRGNTLGNEVIDKRFKKDSIISAKKCRSRVFGKPSAVLHQGLDNQSISQDLLDLSKVIDQELVNESVDQKLKISNQDRSEQLGLFIDLNIENCEGNGAEERATEPLSQGLEIPCEFLREGLHNDPRMNMNSKKFRDSDDNSVSKAPNMLFDGYCKESYGVINQKDGNEIIDCRVKKYSRGSIKKQRTERASQFNITACAILEGGLCYKPRIEENNQNFKDLDKPLVQHPVRESVDEKIYYKERSMEPVSDVNDQAFLKCSKNSTKENVAEHASEGFEKSRAVLRDGLGSESKIQNSACSVGPKVEINLNSANPFSISPVTNNKGPYPDYDRPGSEECREIRNRLLELHGFPEEFKKFRARLKEKVDVPLAARQQLSSLDEKNGTENVKSEGNNEMVSCIEKKGSEIIPTLVPYEEHKTMLDSLISTLLSQNTTEANSRRAFASLKKRFPTWDEVYKADPKAVEDAIRCGGLAEIKTSRIKNILKSLLKEQGKICLEHLRNMPVEKIKAELCRFKGVGSKTVACVLMFHLQHDDFPVDTHVFRITKSLGWVPREANREKAYLHLNQRIPNDLKFDLNCLLVTHGKCCSSCSKRGRLQHAPDGACPLLRIGVTNS; encoded by the exons ATGTCCTCAGAATATAGTTCAAAAACTGGCAGCAAGCAAAGCACAGGGAACACGGGATTGAGCAACCCCAGGGCTAAACGCAGGCTCAATTTCGAACAGCAAGGTGACGCAGAAAATGTCGCTTGTTCGTCCAAAGATGAGGCTTTTCGGGACTTGGTTTCCCTTCTTCGCGGGGTCATGGCTCTCAAAAAACAAAAGCGCATCTCCTCTCCCATTCAAGATATGCATCCAAAGCCCCGCCATGGCGTCACGAATGCAAAAAGACGGCTGCATTTGGAGTCTTTGCAAACTCGTAACCAACAGCAATGGGGGTGGCCATGTTTGAAGGGATGCGATAAAACAACCAAAGTAAATATACGAGCTTTCCAGGGTTTGGGGAAAGATTTAGTTCACGAGCTGCCTTTTAATAAAGATACGAGGGAGGAGCTTGGAGATAGGGTGTTTATTCAAAGCTTGCATAAACGTAGCAGGGTTTCACTTAAAGAGCGTGGAATTGCACCGGCGAGTTTAGGTCTTGACGTTTTAAGAGTAGAGGCATCTAAAAAAACCGAGATTATGAGAAATTCTCAGAAGTTTAGTAGTTTGTTTCACAATTTAGTTCGTATGCCTGGAGTAGAGCCGTCCAAAGAGAATGTGAGAGAATCTGATGAAAACGCAGGCAAGCAGTGTGTAGATGAAATTATTGATCAAAGCTCCAAGAATAATAGCACAAGTTCAGGCAAAGGCCTCGGGAATGCACCTCCGACTCAACGTTTTCAGGAATACTGCGCAACCTTACAATTAGAGCTTGGGTGTGAACCGAAGTTTGAAGGAAGCTGCCAAAATGGCAAAGAGTTGTTCAAGGGTTCGGTTCTAGAGCCTATGAATGTGCCGTTGGATGAAAATTTGAGTAAAACACTGAAATTTGAAGGAAGCTATCAAAATGGCAAAGATTTGCTGAAGGTTTCTGTTTTGGAACCTTTGGATGAACTATTGGATGAGAATTCGACTAAAGAGCTTAGTTTTGAAGGAAGTTGCCAAAATGGCAGAGAGTTGCTTAAAGGCTCGGTTCTAGGGTCTGTGAATGAGCCCATGGACGAAATTTTGAAGAAAGAACCTAAGTTTGAAGGGCATTGCCAAAATGTCAAAGAGTCGCTTAAGGGCTCGGTTTTAGGACCTTTGAATGAACCATGGAATGAGAATTTGGAGAAAGAACCAAAGTTTGATGGAATCTGCAAAAATGTCAAAGAGTTGCTTAAGGGTTCGTTTCTAGGGCCTGTGAATGAGCCGTTCGATGAGAATGTGAAGAAATCTGGCAAAGATAGAGGCAACACGCTTGGAAATGAAGTCATTGATAAACGCTTCAAGAAAGATAGCATAATTTCAGCCAAGAAATGCAGAAGTCGAGTTTTTGGGAAACCCTCGGCTGTTTTACACCAAGGGCTTGACAATCAAAGTATCAGTCAGGATCTCCTAGATTTAAGCAAAGTTATAGATCAGGAGCTTGTAAATGAGTCGGTTGACCAAAAATTGAAGATATCTAATCAAGATAGAAGTGAGCAGCTTGGCCTTTTTATCGATCTTAACATCGAGAATTGCGAAGGCAATGGAGCTGAAGAACGTGCTACAGAACCTTTAAGTCAAGGTCTTGAGATACCTTGTGAATTTTTAAGGGAGGGGCTTCACAATGATCCAAGGATGAATATGAATAGTAAAAAGTTCAGGGATTCAGACGATAATTCAGTTTCAAAGGCTCCAAATATGCTGTTTGATGGATATTGTAAGGAATCTTATGGAGTTATAAATCAGAAGGATGGAAATGAAATCATTGATTGCAGAGTCAAGAAATACAGCAGAGGTTCAATTAAAAAGCAACGAACTGAACGAGCTAGTCAATTTAACATTACGGCCTGTGCAATTTTGGAAGGAGGACTTTGTTACAAACCAAGGATTGAAGAGAATAATCAAAATTTTAAGGATTTGGATAAACCTTTGGTTCAACATCCCGTAAGAGAATCGGTTGATGAGAAGATATACTATAAAGAGAGAAGCATGGAGCCTGTAAGTGATGTGAATGATCAAGCCTTTTTGAAATGCAGCAAAAATTCAACCAAAGAGAATGTAGCTGAACATGCAAGTGAAGGTTTTGAGAAATCTCGTGCAGTTTTACGAGATGGACTTGGCAGTGAATCTAAAATTCAGAACTCTGCATGTTCAGTAGGTCCAAAAGTCGAAATCAATTTAAATTCTGCCAATCCATTCTCTATTTCACCAGTTACCAATAATAAGGGTCCTTATCCTGATTACGATAGACCTGGTTCTGAAGAATGTAGAGAAATCAGAAACCGGCTACTTGAATTGCATGGATTTCCTGAAGAATTCAAGAAATTTAGGGCAAGATTAAAGGAGAAAGTTGATGTCCCTTTGGCAGCACGGCAGCAGCTATCGTCGTTGGACGAAAAGAATGGTACAGAAAACGTGAAGAGTGAAGGCAACAATGAAATGGTTTCCTGCATTGAGAAAAAGGGATCTGAGATCATTCCTACGCTTGTGCCTTATGAAGAGCATAAAACAATGTTGGATTCTTTGATAAGTACTCTACTGTCACAGAATACAACGGAAGCAAATTCTAGGCGAGCTTTTGCTTCACTTAAGAAGAGATTTCCTACATGGGATGAA GTCTACAAGGCTGATCCAAAGGCTGTAGAAGATGCCATTAGATGTGGTGGATTGGCCGAAATAAAAACTTCTCGAATCAAAAATATATTGAAATCCTTACTAAAAGAGCAAGGAAAGATATGCTTGGAGCATCTGCGCAATATGCCTGTTGAGAAGATCAAAGCTGAGCTTTGTCGTTTCAAAGGCGTTGGTTCCAAAACG
- the LOC131033396 gene encoding uncharacterized protein LOC131033396 isoform X2 — MSSEYSSKTGSKQSTGNTGLSNPRAKRRLNFEQQGDAENVACSSKDEAFRDLVSLLRGVMALKKQKRISSPIQDMHPKPRHGVTNAKRRLHLESLQTRNQQQWGWPCLKGCDKTTKVNIRAFQGLGKDLVHELPFNKDTREELGDRVFIQSLHKRSRVSLKERGIAPASLGLDVLRVEASKKTEIMRNSQKFSSLFHNLVRMPGVEPSKENVRESDENAGKQCVDEIIDQSSKNNSTSSGKGLGNAPPTQRFQEYCATLQLELGCEPKFEGSCQNGKELFKGSVLEPMNVPLDENLSKTLKFEGSYQNGKDLLKVSVLEPLDELLDENSTKELSFEGSCQNGRELLKGSVLGSVNEPMDEILKKEPKFEGHCQNVKESLKGSVLGPLNEPWNENLEKEPKFDGICKNVKELLKGSFLGPVNEPFDENVKKSGKDRGNTLGNEVIDKRFKKDSIISAKKCRSRVFGKPSAVLHQGLDNQSISQDLLDLSKVIDQELVNESVDQKLKISNQDRSEQLGLFIDLNIENCEGNGAEERATEPLSQGLEIPCEFLREGLHNDPRMNMNSKKFRDSDDNSVSKAPNMLFDGYCKESYGVINQKDGNEIIDCRVKKYSRGSIKKQRTERASQFNITACAILEGGLCYKPRIEENNQNFKDLDKPLVQHPVRESVDEKIYYKERSMEPVSDVNDQAFLKCSKNSTKENVAEHASEGFEKSRAVLRDGLGSESKIQNSACSVGPKVEINLNSANPFSISPVTNNKGPYPDYDRPGSEECREIRNRLLELHGFPEEFKKFRARLKEKVDVPLAARQQLSSLDEKNGTENVKSEGNNEMVSCIEKKGSEIIPTLVPYEEHKTMLDSLISTLLSQNTTEANSRRAFASLKKRFPTWDEVYKADPKAVEDAIRCGGLAEIKTSRIKNILKSLLKEQGKICLEHLRNMPVEKIKAELCRFKGVGSKTDQCTMVSLFINVAKHLVQERI, encoded by the exons ATGTCCTCAGAATATAGTTCAAAAACTGGCAGCAAGCAAAGCACAGGGAACACGGGATTGAGCAACCCCAGGGCTAAACGCAGGCTCAATTTCGAACAGCAAGGTGACGCAGAAAATGTCGCTTGTTCGTCCAAAGATGAGGCTTTTCGGGACTTGGTTTCCCTTCTTCGCGGGGTCATGGCTCTCAAAAAACAAAAGCGCATCTCCTCTCCCATTCAAGATATGCATCCAAAGCCCCGCCATGGCGTCACGAATGCAAAAAGACGGCTGCATTTGGAGTCTTTGCAAACTCGTAACCAACAGCAATGGGGGTGGCCATGTTTGAAGGGATGCGATAAAACAACCAAAGTAAATATACGAGCTTTCCAGGGTTTGGGGAAAGATTTAGTTCACGAGCTGCCTTTTAATAAAGATACGAGGGAGGAGCTTGGAGATAGGGTGTTTATTCAAAGCTTGCATAAACGTAGCAGGGTTTCACTTAAAGAGCGTGGAATTGCACCGGCGAGTTTAGGTCTTGACGTTTTAAGAGTAGAGGCATCTAAAAAAACCGAGATTATGAGAAATTCTCAGAAGTTTAGTAGTTTGTTTCACAATTTAGTTCGTATGCCTGGAGTAGAGCCGTCCAAAGAGAATGTGAGAGAATCTGATGAAAACGCAGGCAAGCAGTGTGTAGATGAAATTATTGATCAAAGCTCCAAGAATAATAGCACAAGTTCAGGCAAAGGCCTCGGGAATGCACCTCCGACTCAACGTTTTCAGGAATACTGCGCAACCTTACAATTAGAGCTTGGGTGTGAACCGAAGTTTGAAGGAAGCTGCCAAAATGGCAAAGAGTTGTTCAAGGGTTCGGTTCTAGAGCCTATGAATGTGCCGTTGGATGAAAATTTGAGTAAAACACTGAAATTTGAAGGAAGCTATCAAAATGGCAAAGATTTGCTGAAGGTTTCTGTTTTGGAACCTTTGGATGAACTATTGGATGAGAATTCGACTAAAGAGCTTAGTTTTGAAGGAAGTTGCCAAAATGGCAGAGAGTTGCTTAAAGGCTCGGTTCTAGGGTCTGTGAATGAGCCCATGGACGAAATTTTGAAGAAAGAACCTAAGTTTGAAGGGCATTGCCAAAATGTCAAAGAGTCGCTTAAGGGCTCGGTTTTAGGACCTTTGAATGAACCATGGAATGAGAATTTGGAGAAAGAACCAAAGTTTGATGGAATCTGCAAAAATGTCAAAGAGTTGCTTAAGGGTTCGTTTCTAGGGCCTGTGAATGAGCCGTTCGATGAGAATGTGAAGAAATCTGGCAAAGATAGAGGCAACACGCTTGGAAATGAAGTCATTGATAAACGCTTCAAGAAAGATAGCATAATTTCAGCCAAGAAATGCAGAAGTCGAGTTTTTGGGAAACCCTCGGCTGTTTTACACCAAGGGCTTGACAATCAAAGTATCAGTCAGGATCTCCTAGATTTAAGCAAAGTTATAGATCAGGAGCTTGTAAATGAGTCGGTTGACCAAAAATTGAAGATATCTAATCAAGATAGAAGTGAGCAGCTTGGCCTTTTTATCGATCTTAACATCGAGAATTGCGAAGGCAATGGAGCTGAAGAACGTGCTACAGAACCTTTAAGTCAAGGTCTTGAGATACCTTGTGAATTTTTAAGGGAGGGGCTTCACAATGATCCAAGGATGAATATGAATAGTAAAAAGTTCAGGGATTCAGACGATAATTCAGTTTCAAAGGCTCCAAATATGCTGTTTGATGGATATTGTAAGGAATCTTATGGAGTTATAAATCAGAAGGATGGAAATGAAATCATTGATTGCAGAGTCAAGAAATACAGCAGAGGTTCAATTAAAAAGCAACGAACTGAACGAGCTAGTCAATTTAACATTACGGCCTGTGCAATTTTGGAAGGAGGACTTTGTTACAAACCAAGGATTGAAGAGAATAATCAAAATTTTAAGGATTTGGATAAACCTTTGGTTCAACATCCCGTAAGAGAATCGGTTGATGAGAAGATATACTATAAAGAGAGAAGCATGGAGCCTGTAAGTGATGTGAATGATCAAGCCTTTTTGAAATGCAGCAAAAATTCAACCAAAGAGAATGTAGCTGAACATGCAAGTGAAGGTTTTGAGAAATCTCGTGCAGTTTTACGAGATGGACTTGGCAGTGAATCTAAAATTCAGAACTCTGCATGTTCAGTAGGTCCAAAAGTCGAAATCAATTTAAATTCTGCCAATCCATTCTCTATTTCACCAGTTACCAATAATAAGGGTCCTTATCCTGATTACGATAGACCTGGTTCTGAAGAATGTAGAGAAATCAGAAACCGGCTACTTGAATTGCATGGATTTCCTGAAGAATTCAAGAAATTTAGGGCAAGATTAAAGGAGAAAGTTGATGTCCCTTTGGCAGCACGGCAGCAGCTATCGTCGTTGGACGAAAAGAATGGTACAGAAAACGTGAAGAGTGAAGGCAACAATGAAATGGTTTCCTGCATTGAGAAAAAGGGATCTGAGATCATTCCTACGCTTGTGCCTTATGAAGAGCATAAAACAATGTTGGATTCTTTGATAAGTACTCTACTGTCACAGAATACAACGGAAGCAAATTCTAGGCGAGCTTTTGCTTCACTTAAGAAGAGATTTCCTACATGGGATGAA GTCTACAAGGCTGATCCAAAGGCTGTAGAAGATGCCATTAGATGTGGTGGATTGGCCGAAATAAAAACTTCTCGAATCAAAAATATATTGAAATCCTTACTAAAAGAGCAAGGAAAGATATGCTTGGAGCATCTGCGCAATATGCCTGTTGAGAAGATCAAAGCTGAGCTTTGTCGTTTCAAAGGCGTTGGTTCCAAAACG GATCAATGTACAATGGTGTCATTATTTATCAACGTTGCTAAACATCTCGTGCAAGAACGAATTTAG